The following coding sequences are from one Streptomyces sp. NBC_00536 window:
- a CDS encoding 2OG-Fe dioxygenase family protein translates to MTLNKWHFQLLTLPELPAEILEEFPTLPVDRYNDGKFRHRRFSQYKIRHTDGGWQPELLPHRAFAQATEFNGVTGGLLREFEPLQIDPALVIRAGADEIPLDHDTEWQVDVHQWRVISNDDTRGVSVPEGPHQDGHTYSLIAVVDRHNIGGGETQLMPMDSDEPFLGVKLQPGQAVVIDDRKMRHYATDIVAPRGEEGHRDLFLLAYNAWPERRYGEEYETSVLAGA, encoded by the coding sequence ATGACACTCAACAAATGGCACTTCCAGCTGCTCACGCTGCCGGAACTGCCCGCAGAGATCTTGGAGGAGTTCCCCACCCTCCCGGTCGACCGGTACAACGACGGAAAGTTCAGGCACCGGCGCTTCTCGCAGTACAAGATCCGCCACACGGACGGCGGCTGGCAGCCGGAGCTGCTGCCGCACCGGGCGTTCGCCCAGGCCACCGAGTTCAACGGGGTGACCGGCGGCCTGCTGCGGGAGTTCGAGCCGCTCCAGATCGACCCGGCGCTCGTGATCCGCGCGGGCGCGGACGAGATCCCGCTCGACCACGACACCGAGTGGCAGGTGGACGTGCACCAGTGGCGCGTCATCTCCAACGACGACACCCGCGGTGTCTCGGTCCCCGAAGGGCCGCACCAGGACGGGCACACCTACAGCCTGATCGCGGTGGTCGACCGCCACAACATCGGCGGCGGCGAGACGCAGCTGATGCCGATGGACAGCGACGAGCCCTTCCTGGGCGTGAAGCTGCAGCCCGGCCAGGCCGTCGTGATCGACGACCGCAAGATGCGGCACTACGCCACGGACATCGTCGCCCCGCGCGGCGAGGAAGGGCACCGCGACCTGTTCCTGCTCGCCTACAACGCCTGGCCGGAGCGGCGGTACGGCGAGGAGTACGAGACGTCCGTGCTGGCCGGCGCGTGA